One genomic region from Desulfobulbaceae bacterium encodes:
- the rsgA gene encoding ribosome small subunit-dependent GTPase A — MELSELGMDRWFADKAGELCQSEHRVARVTGVDRGWYTVRREGEEVPARATGKFLYSTQSTSDMPCVGDWVCVEYDAENTASIHMILPRRSFLRRKSAGKDVQLQMIAANIDVAFIVQACQYDFNVSRLERYMVMVTEGHVEPVLVLTKTDLVSADELAQLISEIRREGIAARIIALSNVTGDGLDQVKELMGLGKTYCLLGSSGVGKTTLINRLTGKNTLKTGKVSDSGEGRHTTVRRQLIALEQGAMIIDTPGMREVGIFSASEGVDDSFDDIQELSQSCRFNNCSHSNEPGCAVLQAIKGGNLQQERYVNYVKLKEESEGNKISYSDIKRKKCVPFLSSRTR; from the coding sequence ATGGAGTTGAGTGAACTTGGCATGGACCGTTGGTTTGCCGACAAGGCCGGTGAACTCTGTCAATCTGAGCATCGAGTTGCGCGGGTAACCGGGGTTGATCGAGGCTGGTATACCGTTAGGAGGGAGGGTGAGGAAGTACCCGCCAGGGCAACAGGAAAATTTCTGTACTCCACCCAATCGACGAGCGATATGCCTTGCGTCGGCGATTGGGTATGTGTGGAGTATGATGCTGAAAATACCGCGAGTATTCATATGATCCTGCCTAGAAGATCGTTTCTGCGCCGGAAGTCCGCCGGGAAGGACGTTCAGTTGCAAATGATCGCGGCAAATATTGATGTTGCTTTCATTGTTCAGGCGTGCCAATACGATTTTAATGTGTCTAGGCTGGAACGCTATATGGTGATGGTCACTGAAGGGCATGTTGAGCCGGTGCTTGTTCTGACCAAGACAGATTTGGTCAGTGCAGATGAATTGGCACAATTAATTTCGGAGATTCGGCGGGAAGGGATTGCCGCCAGGATTATTGCACTTAGCAATGTAACCGGAGATGGGTTGGATCAGGTCAAAGAGCTTATGGGTCTTGGGAAAACATACTGTCTTCTTGGGTCTTCAGGTGTGGGCAAAACAACGCTTATCAACCGGCTCACGGGCAAGAATACATTGAAAACGGGAAAAGTCAGTGACTCTGGAGAAGGACGGCACACGACCGTGCGTCGTCAACTTATTGCTCTTGAGCAGGGCGCCATGATTATCGATACACCAGGAATGCGGGAGGTCGGCATTTTCTCTGCCAGTGAGGGAGTTGACGACAGTTTTGATGATATTCAAGAGTTATCACAGAGTTGTCGCTTCAATAATTGCAGCCACAGCAATGAACCAGGATGTGCAGTTTTGCAGGCAATAAAAGGCGGAAACTTGCAGCAGGAGCGCTATGTGAATTATGTGAAGCTTAAAGAGGAGTCAGAGGGTAATAAAATTTCCTACAGTGATATTAAGCGGAAAAAGTGTGTTCCTTTTCTGAGCTCCCGTACGAGGTAG
- a CDS encoding 2Fe-2S iron-sulfur cluster binding domain-containing protein produces MIEIISGIFAISVITGFLALIIEIAGRTIANYGEKNIRVNNEKELVVEGGKPLLFALADRKLYLPSACGGKGTCAYCKVKVLSGGGSLLPTETPYLSPAEIAAGIRISCQVKVKEDLEIEVPLELLAVKEYRVQVETIVDVTPDIKHLRFAILSPPEGITFRAGQYVQLEAPLAGSSGSPEFRAYSIASSPEERHHIELIVTKVPEGTVSVYVHDRLQKGDELIMRGPFGDFYLRDSPRETLLIATGSGLAPIRSMLYERAKKNDSRSFTFFFGDRRPVDLLFHDEMSSFEKRLDNFRFIPVLSRATLEDQWPGAKGRVTDLIRNQVAEGAEVDVFICGAPSMVQSCCDILIKEKKIPPERIHYDKFE; encoded by the coding sequence ATGATTGAAATCATCTCAGGTATCTTTGCCATCAGCGTTATCACCGGTTTTTTGGCCCTGATTATTGAGATTGCCGGACGTACTATCGCCAATTACGGGGAGAAGAACATCCGGGTGAACAACGAAAAGGAACTGGTGGTGGAAGGGGGCAAGCCGCTACTTTTTGCCCTTGCTGACCGCAAGCTCTATCTGCCTTCAGCCTGTGGTGGCAAGGGAACGTGCGCCTACTGCAAGGTCAAGGTCCTTTCTGGCGGCGGCTCCTTACTCCCAACTGAGACCCCCTATCTGAGCCCTGCAGAGATTGCTGCAGGTATTCGTATCTCCTGCCAGGTGAAAGTGAAAGAGGACCTTGAGATTGAAGTGCCCCTGGAATTGCTGGCAGTGAAGGAGTACCGAGTACAAGTGGAAACAATAGTAGACGTGACCCCGGATATCAAGCACCTCCGTTTCGCTATCCTCTCGCCACCGGAGGGCATCACGTTTAGGGCCGGACAGTACGTGCAGCTTGAGGCGCCGCTCGCCGGGAGCTCAGGCTCCCCGGAATTTCGGGCCTACTCTATCGCCTCATCGCCAGAGGAGCGCCACCATATCGAACTTATCGTCACCAAAGTTCCGGAGGGCACGGTTTCCGTTTACGTCCACGACAGATTACAGAAAGGTGACGAACTGATCATGCGCGGACCGTTTGGTGATTTTTACTTGCGGGATTCGCCGCGCGAGACCCTGCTGATTGCTACCGGCTCCGGACTGGCCCCGATCCGCTCCATGCTCTACGAACGAGCCAAAAAAAATGACAGCCGATCGTTCACCTTCTTCTTTGGCGACCGTCGGCCTGTTGATCTCCTGTTCCATGACGAGATGTCTTCTTTCGAAAAACGGCTCGACAACTTCCGCTTCATCCCGGTGCTCTCCCGCGCCACTCTGGAGGACCAATGGCCCGGCGCCAAGGGACGGGTCACCGACCTCATCCGCAACCAGGTAGCAGAAGGCGCGGAGGTGGATGTCTTTATCTGCGGGGCGCCGTCCATGGTCCAATCCTGCTGCGACATCTTGATCAAAGAGAAAAAGATCCCGCCAGAAAGGATTCACTATGACAAATTTGAGTAG
- a CDS encoding NADH:ubiquinone reductase (Na(+)-transporting) subunit E (Part of the NQR complex which consists of NqrA, NqrB, NqrC, NqrD, NqrE and NqrF; NQR complex catalyzes the reduction of ubiquinone-1 to ubiquinol by two successive reactions, coupled with the transport of Na(+) ions from the cytoplasm to the periplasm; NqrE is probably involved in the second step, the conversion of ubisemiquinone to ubiquinol.) yields the protein MTPISPATLFFAAIFTNNILLTNFLGLCPFVSISKNPRSAFGLGAAVVLVMACTTALNHLVYYKILLPLHLEHFQYILFIVVIAAFVQLVEMTVDRYFPVLYQVLGIFLPLITVNCAILGASLFMIIRDYTLLQAAAYGTGSGIGWLLAITAVGAIRARIEKSGAIPKGLEGAGITLIITGILSLACIAFSGMIQVQ from the coding sequence ATGACACCCATCAGCCCGGCAACGCTTTTTTTTGCAGCGATCTTCACCAATAATATCCTGCTCACCAATTTCTTGGGCCTGTGCCCGTTCGTCAGCATCTCAAAGAACCCGCGCTCGGCCTTTGGGCTGGGTGCGGCGGTGGTTTTGGTCATGGCCTGCACTACGGCGCTGAACCATCTGGTCTACTATAAAATCCTCCTGCCTCTCCATCTTGAGCACTTCCAGTACATCCTGTTCATCGTAGTCATCGCTGCCTTTGTGCAGCTTGTGGAAATGACTGTTGACCGCTATTTTCCGGTTCTTTATCAAGTGCTCGGTATCTTTCTGCCGCTCATCACAGTGAACTGCGCCATCCTTGGGGCATCGCTGTTCATGATCATCCGCGACTACACCCTGCTTCAGGCTGCAGCCTACGGCACGGGCAGCGGTATCGGCTGGTTGCTGGCAATCACTGCGGTAGGCGCAATTCGCGCCCGGATAGAGAAAAGCGGCGCCATCCCCAAGGGCCTTGAGGGAGCGGGGATCACTCTCATCATCACCGGTATCTTGTCGCTCGCTTGCATCGCCTTCAGCGGCATGATCCAGGTCCAGTGA
- a CDS encoding NADH:ubiquinone reductase (Na(+)-transporting) subunit D: protein MEKSQPAAQIIKAGLWNENPLLRHTLGICSTLAVTNLMVNTLVMNIGLLFTLAMSCCTVSLLRHVTPDRIRMMAQTLIISSYVIVFDIIIKAYLPEVSEALGPYVGLIITNCIIMGRCEAFARSNPPLPALLDGLATGIGFSLVLFAIAFIRELAGFGSLFGCRIMPASFTPWTIMIMAPGAFFTLALLVWLVRTFAGDNGTTQLQGPKT from the coding sequence ATGGAAAAGAGTCAACCCGCGGCACAGATCATCAAGGCAGGGCTGTGGAACGAGAACCCGCTCCTGCGCCACACCCTGGGGATCTGCTCGACCCTGGCGGTGACCAACCTCATGGTGAATACCCTGGTAATGAACATCGGTTTGCTCTTTACCCTGGCCATGAGCTGCTGCACCGTATCTCTGCTCCGGCATGTTACCCCGGACCGAATCCGCATGATGGCGCAGACCTTGATCATCAGCTCCTACGTCATCGTCTTCGACATCATCATCAAGGCCTATCTGCCGGAAGTGAGCGAGGCCCTAGGCCCTTATGTCGGCCTGATCATCACAAATTGCATTATTATGGGCCGCTGCGAGGCCTTTGCCCGCAGCAATCCGCCCCTGCCTGCCCTGTTAGACGGACTTGCTACCGGCATCGGCTTCTCTCTGGTGCTCTTTGCCATCGCCTTTATCCGCGAACTCGCAGGCTTTGGCTCTCTGTTTGGGTGCCGGATCATGCCGGCCAGCTTCACCCCGTGGACGATCATGATCATGGCGCCGGGGGCTTTTTTCACCCTTGCCCTGCTGGTCTGGCTGGTGCGAACGTTTGCCGGCGACAATGGAACCACACAACTTCAGGGGCCTAAGACATGA
- a CDS encoding FMN-binding protein, translated as MNKIGYSVFFMFAITLLCTTLVSVIHVVTRERIDLNQHAKLEIVVLRALAVRIPENSSLAEIDALFRQRVARREISGRTVYIIDQADGKTPQGYAFSVSGPGFWGPVFAMVAVDASLSTVTGIEFYLHRETPGLGARINEKEFQRQFAGLSLNMPVAGGKYFTLTPAAPGKPPSDLDAITGATMTSEAVEKFVNREIATFRALLLESSLTTVPKQ; from the coding sequence ATGAACAAAATTGGCTACTCGGTGTTTTTTATGTTCGCGATCACTCTGCTCTGCACCACACTGGTCTCAGTGATCCATGTTGTCACCCGGGAACGCATCGACTTGAACCAGCATGCAAAACTAGAGATCGTGGTGCTGCGCGCCCTTGCTGTTCGTATTCCGGAGAATTCTAGCCTCGCTGAAATCGACGCCCTCTTCCGGCAGCGCGTTGCCCGCCGCGAGATTTCAGGGCGCACAGTCTACATTATCGACCAGGCCGACGGCAAAACCCCACAGGGCTATGCCTTCTCGGTGTCCGGCCCAGGTTTCTGGGGACCGGTGTTTGCTATGGTCGCGGTGGACGCTTCACTGTCAACGGTCACAGGTATCGAATTTTACCTCCATCGGGAGACCCCCGGTCTTGGCGCCCGGATCAACGAGAAAGAGTTCCAGCGCCAGTTTGCCGGTCTCTCCCTTAATATGCCCGTGGCTGGTGGAAAATACTTCACTCTGACTCCGGCAGCGCCAGGGAAACCACCTAGCGATCTTGATGCTATCACCGGCGCTACCATGACCAGCGAGGCCGTTGAAAAATTTGTCAACCGTGAAATTGCGACTTTCCGTGCCTTGCTGCTTGAGAGTTCACTAACAACAGTTCCGAAACAATGA
- a CDS encoding RnfABCDGE type electron transport complex subunit D — MLKVCYALLPLTMAAVALFGWRALALTLVVLFCGFVTEAFFTFPQGKPVTSAALVTGLIFSLSLPPSLPMWMAAVGIVFGVGFGKMAFGGFGRNVFNPAMVGRCFLYSAFPLFMTNFWNEPATVAAGGLRFWALSPDAITGATSLVNLTQGISPTLTDLFLGNTAGSLGETSALLILLAAGYLLYTKVASWRLLFSCLGGGILAILVTRELGVAVSAAPIAALLSGSFLFGTVFVVTEPISAAKTPAGQVVYGFFVGVLTILLRCYSNFPEGMMFAILLANGLAPLIDLMVRAMPVGKERAS; from the coding sequence ATGCTTAAGGTCTGCTATGCCTTGCTGCCGCTTACTATGGCTGCGGTTGCCCTCTTTGGCTGGCGAGCTTTGGCCCTTACCCTGGTCGTCCTCTTCTGCGGGTTCGTTACTGAGGCTTTTTTCACCTTTCCCCAGGGCAAGCCGGTAACCTCGGCGGCGCTGGTCACCGGTCTTATTTTCTCCCTGTCCCTCCCTCCTTCCCTGCCTATGTGGATGGCGGCGGTGGGTATTGTCTTTGGTGTCGGTTTCGGCAAAATGGCTTTTGGCGGGTTTGGCCGTAACGTATTTAACCCGGCCATGGTGGGCAGGTGCTTTCTCTACAGCGCCTTTCCCTTATTCATGACTAACTTCTGGAATGAACCTGCGACTGTAGCGGCTGGAGGACTCCGCTTTTGGGCGTTAAGCCCTGATGCCATAACCGGCGCCACATCCCTGGTCAATTTAACACAGGGCATAAGCCCGACGTTGACCGACCTCTTCCTCGGCAACACCGCTGGCTCTTTGGGTGAGACCTCGGCTCTTCTCATCCTGCTTGCCGCAGGCTATCTGCTCTACACTAAGGTCGCTTCCTGGCGGTTGCTTTTCTCCTGCCTTGGCGGTGGCATTCTCGCCATCCTCGTCACCCGTGAACTTGGTGTGGCTGTCAGCGCCGCCCCGATTGCCGCCCTGCTCTCAGGCTCTTTCCTGTTCGGTACGGTCTTTGTGGTCACCGAACCCATCAGCGCTGCCAAGACCCCGGCTGGTCAAGTGGTCTACGGCTTTTTCGTCGGTGTGTTGACCATCCTGCTCCGCTGCTACTCTAATTTTCCAGAGGGCATGATGTTCGCAATCCTGCTCGCCAACGGCTTGGCGCCACTGATTGACCTTATGGTCCGTGCCATGCCGGTTGGGAAAGAGAGGGCGTCATGA